From Candidatus Methylomirabilis lanthanidiphila, one genomic window encodes:
- the ccmH gene encoding Cytochrome c-type biogenesis protein CcmH precursor: protein MRALLTRGPRMRKTLLALLIAGILLARWASATVAGSVEEQTLRLAAELRCPVCQNLSVADSPSEMATQMREVIHEKLKNGESPDQIRNYFVSRYGEWILLSPMRQGFNWVAWLLPFVAILGGGVVITLTIRRSIGRGHAPNAKQPGPSDPRYTSRLESELKEWER from the coding sequence ATGCGGGCGTTGCTGACAAGGGGACCACGCATGCGTAAAACGCTCCTCGCGTTATTGATAGCGGGAATCCTATTAGCGAGATGGGCATCGGCCACTGTAGCCGGTAGCGTGGAGGAGCAGACGCTTCGGTTGGCGGCTGAGTTGCGTTGCCCCGTATGCCAGAACCTCTCGGTGGCCGATTCACCATCAGAAATGGCGACACAGATGCGCGAGGTGATTCACGAGAAGCTGAAGAACGGTGAGAGTCCGGATCAGATCCGCAACTACTTCGTCAGCCGTTATGGCGAGTGGATCCTGCTCTCGCCCATGCGCCAGGGCTTTAATTGGGTTGCCTGGCTGCTGCCGTTTGTCGCCATCCTGGGCGGAGGCGTTGTCATTACTCTCACGATCCGTCGCTCGATTGGAAGAGGTCATGCACCAAATGCGAAACAGCCGGGTCCTTCCGATCCGCGGTATACCAGTCGACTCGAATCGGAACTGAAGGAGTGGGAACGTTAA
- the mqnE_1 gene encoding Aminodeoxyfutalosine synthase produces the protein MSRLMESRLAASGLDKIYHKILDGVRLDACDGLALYQTPDLTSVGFLANLVRERMSDNLTYFVRNLHINYTNICNKGCKFCSFYAPAGDPRGYVLSIQEIQDQIRKHDDVPIREIHIVAGINPKLPYEYYLDVIRAVKDARPGVQVKAFTMIELAQIQRVANKPIDEVLADLKTAGLDCCPGGGAEVFSDRVHEELFRAKLDNEGWFDVARSVHRAGIRSNVTMLYGHIETVEEKVAHLLHIRDLQDETGGFMCCVPLAFDPVGTELSHLPVTTGYANLREIAIARLLLDNIPHVKAFWIMTTPAVAQLALWYGADDLDGTVTHYEITHALGDNSHHQELRHDQLLAMIRETARQPVERDALYNAVTPIPLSTAVRGPKRANA, from the coding sequence ATGAGTCGGCTGATGGAATCCAGGTTGGCGGCCTCCGGTTTGGACAAGATCTATCATAAGATACTGGATGGTGTGCGTCTGGACGCGTGTGACGGACTGGCGCTCTATCAGACGCCCGACCTGACCTCAGTGGGCTTTCTGGCCAACTTGGTCAGGGAGCGGATGAGCGACAACCTGACCTATTTCGTCCGTAACCTGCACATCAACTATACGAATATCTGTAATAAGGGGTGCAAGTTCTGCTCATTTTACGCCCCGGCCGGCGACCCTCGAGGATATGTGCTGAGTATTCAGGAGATTCAGGATCAGATCCGTAAGCATGACGACGTTCCGATCCGTGAGATTCACATTGTGGCCGGGATCAATCCGAAGCTGCCATACGAGTACTATCTGGATGTCATCAGAGCAGTGAAAGATGCCAGACCCGGCGTCCAGGTCAAGGCCTTCACGATGATCGAGCTGGCACAGATCCAGCGCGTGGCCAATAAGCCGATAGACGAGGTGCTAGCCGATCTGAAGACGGCCGGGCTCGACTGTTGTCCGGGCGGCGGGGCGGAGGTGTTCAGTGACCGCGTCCACGAAGAGCTGTTCAGAGCCAAGCTGGACAATGAGGGCTGGTTTGACGTTGCTAGGAGCGTACATCGGGCCGGTATTCGCTCAAACGTAACGATGCTCTACGGCCACATCGAAACCGTCGAGGAGAAGGTGGCGCACCTACTCCATATCCGCGACCTGCAGGACGAAACAGGCGGTTTCATGTGCTGTGTCCCATTGGCCTTTGATCCCGTTGGCACCGAGCTCAGCCATCTCCCGGTCACGACCGGATATGCCAACCTGCGCGAGATCGCCATCGCCAGACTGCTCCTCGATAATATTCCTCATGTGAAGGCGTTCTGGATTATGACGACACCGGCGGTGGCGCAGCTTGCGCTGTGGTACGGGGCAGACGACCTCGATGGGACCGTCACGCATTATGAGATTACGCACGCCCTGGGCGACAACTCGCACCATCAGGAGCTTCGTCACGACCAGCTTCTCGCCATGATCCGCGAGACAGCCCGACAGCCGGTCGAACGCGATGCGCTCTACAACGCGGTGACTCCCATCCCTCTCTCCACTGCAGTGAGAGGGCCAAAGCGGGCTAACGCCTGA
- a CDS encoding membrane protein, translated as MATWKKLSLLLSIIPLLLLLAYGFKTNPRDVPSPLVGRQAPPFALTMFDGSRNSLEQLRGKPVVLNFWASWCFPACYEEAPHLETAWQTYRDRGLMVIGVDIQDRDADAKAFIDRFKLSFPSGPDLQGKISIDYGVYGVPETFFIGKDGTIHYKHVGAVDEKVLKAKIEEML; from the coding sequence ATGGCAACCTGGAAGAAGCTGAGCCTGCTCCTCAGCATCATCCCGCTCCTCCTGCTGTTGGCCTACGGCTTCAAAACCAACCCCAGGGACGTGCCGTCTCCGCTGGTTGGACGTCAGGCGCCGCCGTTCGCTCTGACCATGTTTGATGGTAGCCGCAATAGCCTGGAACAACTCCGCGGGAAGCCGGTCGTCCTCAACTTCTGGGCCTCCTGGTGCTTTCCGGCTTGCTACGAGGAGGCGCCGCATCTGGAGACCGCCTGGCAAACCTATCGGGACCGAGGGTTGATGGTCATTGGCGTGGATATCCAGGACCGGGATGCTGATGCGAAGGCGTTCATTGATCGGTTCAAGCTCAGCTTTCCAAGCGGTCCTGACCTCCAGGGGAAGATCTCGATCGACTACGGCGTCTATGGTGTGCCGGAGACCTTCTTTATCGGGAAGGACGGGACGATTCACTATAAGCACGTCGGCGCCGTCGATGAGAAGGTGCTGAAGGCGAAGATCGAGGAGATGCTGTGA